From Nicotiana tabacum cultivar K326 chromosome 15, ASM71507v2, whole genome shotgun sequence, the proteins below share one genomic window:
- the LOC107822305 gene encoding protein GRAVITROPIC IN THE LIGHT 1-like isoform X1, translating into MTLFLVNVGACRPTSSWKTSRTKASKKMANKVSNFSDLIQRVTASCLLHPLSSGRIDGNISDARYSDESEDDKYSTEDEEEKEDPPYVETREKFQNVEVTKEEIRTEKVTEMEMLLGEVFDAVSAVKTAYVSLQEAHCPWDQDKMRVADVAVISELRRLGVLRERFRRNVGGGIRKGDWRVGAATLREVVAPYEATVEELRQEVKAKEIEIDNLREKLKTATSLSSSGGKKSKSKRKVSGSSQAPVTMSPAPDVFETTVSLVKEASKSFTSLLLSLMRSAHWDIAAAVRSIEAASSNTNTPTADSIVGANHAKYALESYVNRKMFQGFDHETFYMDGSLSSLIHPDQHRRDCFTQYRDMKAMDPMELLGILPTCSFGNFCFKKYLAIVHPKMEESLFGDLEQRRQVLAGNHPRSQFYGEFLGLAKAVWLLHLLTFSLDPPPSHFEASKGSEFHPQYMESVVKYSISMGIGGRMGMGLVVGFPVSPGFKLGNGSVVKARVYLVPKNGF; encoded by the coding sequence AACCAAGGCATCAAAGAAAATGGCCAACAAGGTCTCCAATTTCTCCGATCTAATCCAACGTGTCACTGCTTCTTGCTTGCTTCATCCACTTTCCTCTGGCCGTATTGACGGCAATATCTCCGATGCTCGTTATAGCGATGAATCTGAAGATGACAAGTACAGTAccgaagacgaagaagaaaaagaagacccACCTTATGTGGAGACTCGGGAAAAATTCCAGAATGTTGAGGTCACAAAGGAGGAGATAAGAACTGAGAAAGTAACTGAAATGGAGATGCTTTTAGGGGAAGTTTTTGACGCGGTGTCGGCAGTGAAGACGGCTTACGTTAGTCTACAGGAGGCGCATTGTCCTTGGGATCAGGATAAAATGCGTGTGGCTGACGTGGCTGTGATATCTGAACTGCGGAGGCTTGGGGTGTTGAGGGAACGATTTCGAAGGAATGTTGGTGGTGGAATTAGAAAAGGGGACTGGAGAGTTGGCGCCGCTACGCTGAGAGAAGTGGTGGCACCATATGAAGCCACCGTGGAGGAACTGAGGCAAGAAGTGAAGGCCAAAGAAATCGAGATTGATAATTTGAGGGAGAAGCTGAAAACAGCAACAAGTCTTAGCAGCAGTGGTGGAAAGAAAAGCAAGTCAAAACGAAAAGTTAGCGGTAGCAGTCAAGCTCCAGTTACAATGTCGCCGGCACCTGACGTATTCGAAACTACAGTGAGCTTAGTAAAAGAAGCTTCAAAATCCTTCACGAGTTTGCTCCTCTCTTTGATGCGCTCTGCTCACTGGGACATTGCAGCGGCGGTGAGATCCATCGAAGCTGCTTCATCCAACACAAACACACCCACGGCAGATTCTATCGTTGGAGCCAACCATGCCAAATACGCACTGGAATCTTATGTGAACCGCAAAATGTTCCAAGGATTCGATCACGAGACGTTCTACATGGATGGAAGCTTATCATCACTAATCCACCCAGATCAACACCGGCGCGATTGTTTTACACAGTACAGGGACATGAAAGCAATGGACCCAATGGAACTTCTGGGAATTCTCCCCACTTGCAGTTTCGGGAACTTCTGTTTCAAGAAGTATTTGGCCATTGTGCACCCAAAAATGGAGGAGTCTCTGTTTGGTGATTTGGAGCAGCGGCGACAGGTGTTGGCTGGGAACCATCCGAGGAGTCAGTTTTATGGGGAGTTTCTTGGGCTAGCAAAGGCCGTTTGGCTGCTGCATTTGCTAACCTTTTCTTTGGATCCTCCGCCAAGTCATTTCGAGGCGAGCAAAGGATCTGAGTTTCACCCGCAGTACATGGAAAGTGTGGTGAAGTATTCCATTTCCATGGGCATAGGAGGGAGAATGGGTATGGGTCTAGTTGTCGGATTTCCAGTTAGTCCCGGGTTTAAGCTTGGAAATGGATCGGTTGTTAAGGCTAGAGTTTATTTAGTCCCCAAAAATGGGTTTTAA
- the LOC107822305 gene encoding protein GRAVITROPIC IN THE LIGHT 1-like isoform X2, with protein sequence MANKVSNFSDLIQRVTASCLLHPLSSGRIDGNISDARYSDESEDDKYSTEDEEEKEDPPYVETREKFQNVEVTKEEIRTEKVTEMEMLLGEVFDAVSAVKTAYVSLQEAHCPWDQDKMRVADVAVISELRRLGVLRERFRRNVGGGIRKGDWRVGAATLREVVAPYEATVEELRQEVKAKEIEIDNLREKLKTATSLSSSGGKKSKSKRKVSGSSQAPVTMSPAPDVFETTVSLVKEASKSFTSLLLSLMRSAHWDIAAAVRSIEAASSNTNTPTADSIVGANHAKYALESYVNRKMFQGFDHETFYMDGSLSSLIHPDQHRRDCFTQYRDMKAMDPMELLGILPTCSFGNFCFKKYLAIVHPKMEESLFGDLEQRRQVLAGNHPRSQFYGEFLGLAKAVWLLHLLTFSLDPPPSHFEASKGSEFHPQYMESVVKYSISMGIGGRMGMGLVVGFPVSPGFKLGNGSVVKARVYLVPKNGF encoded by the coding sequence ATGGCCAACAAGGTCTCCAATTTCTCCGATCTAATCCAACGTGTCACTGCTTCTTGCTTGCTTCATCCACTTTCCTCTGGCCGTATTGACGGCAATATCTCCGATGCTCGTTATAGCGATGAATCTGAAGATGACAAGTACAGTAccgaagacgaagaagaaaaagaagacccACCTTATGTGGAGACTCGGGAAAAATTCCAGAATGTTGAGGTCACAAAGGAGGAGATAAGAACTGAGAAAGTAACTGAAATGGAGATGCTTTTAGGGGAAGTTTTTGACGCGGTGTCGGCAGTGAAGACGGCTTACGTTAGTCTACAGGAGGCGCATTGTCCTTGGGATCAGGATAAAATGCGTGTGGCTGACGTGGCTGTGATATCTGAACTGCGGAGGCTTGGGGTGTTGAGGGAACGATTTCGAAGGAATGTTGGTGGTGGAATTAGAAAAGGGGACTGGAGAGTTGGCGCCGCTACGCTGAGAGAAGTGGTGGCACCATATGAAGCCACCGTGGAGGAACTGAGGCAAGAAGTGAAGGCCAAAGAAATCGAGATTGATAATTTGAGGGAGAAGCTGAAAACAGCAACAAGTCTTAGCAGCAGTGGTGGAAAGAAAAGCAAGTCAAAACGAAAAGTTAGCGGTAGCAGTCAAGCTCCAGTTACAATGTCGCCGGCACCTGACGTATTCGAAACTACAGTGAGCTTAGTAAAAGAAGCTTCAAAATCCTTCACGAGTTTGCTCCTCTCTTTGATGCGCTCTGCTCACTGGGACATTGCAGCGGCGGTGAGATCCATCGAAGCTGCTTCATCCAACACAAACACACCCACGGCAGATTCTATCGTTGGAGCCAACCATGCCAAATACGCACTGGAATCTTATGTGAACCGCAAAATGTTCCAAGGATTCGATCACGAGACGTTCTACATGGATGGAAGCTTATCATCACTAATCCACCCAGATCAACACCGGCGCGATTGTTTTACACAGTACAGGGACATGAAAGCAATGGACCCAATGGAACTTCTGGGAATTCTCCCCACTTGCAGTTTCGGGAACTTCTGTTTCAAGAAGTATTTGGCCATTGTGCACCCAAAAATGGAGGAGTCTCTGTTTGGTGATTTGGAGCAGCGGCGACAGGTGTTGGCTGGGAACCATCCGAGGAGTCAGTTTTATGGGGAGTTTCTTGGGCTAGCAAAGGCCGTTTGGCTGCTGCATTTGCTAACCTTTTCTTTGGATCCTCCGCCAAGTCATTTCGAGGCGAGCAAAGGATCTGAGTTTCACCCGCAGTACATGGAAAGTGTGGTGAAGTATTCCATTTCCATGGGCATAGGAGGGAGAATGGGTATGGGTCTAGTTGTCGGATTTCCAGTTAGTCCCGGGTTTAAGCTTGGAAATGGATCGGTTGTTAAGGCTAGAGTTTATTTAGTCCCCAAAAATGGGTTTTAA